The genomic interval ATTTTGGAATTAATCTGTAATCAGTTAGATTATACATAATATAAGCATATTCAGGGAGTTGTGTTTGTGGTGAATATCCTGTAGAGAATCTAGGTGCACCTCCACCTATAAATGACCCCCAACTTAAAACTCCAGCTTTATCATATGTTTTTGTAGTACCACCAGTTGTTATATAATCCCAAAGTCCAGGTGGAAGAGGTTCTTGAGGACCAGTACTATAATTTTTTTCAATAAATTTATTTAAATCTTCAACTACTGCTCTTGTATGGTCAACGTCAGTACCTTTAGGTAAAGTTATATACGTTGACATAACGGGGTCAGTTGAACCAGGCATAAAGTTTGAAGGAGCAAGACCAAGTAGCCAAATACCAAAAATAAATGAAATTGCAGTTAAAACAATTGTAATTTTTTTATTTTTTAAAACTTTAATTAAAATCTCTCTATATAAAAGATATGGTTTGCTATTAAGATTTTGTTTTTCTCCAGGTTTTAATTTTATAAAGTCATAACATAATAAAGGTATAAAAGTTTGGTTAATTAACCATGAACTCATAAGTGCAAGCATAACAACGATAGTTAACGGTCCAACGTATTCTCCCATGTTTTGTTTATTTAGAATAATAGGGGAGAAAGCCATTATAGTTGTTAGAGAACTAACAAATAAAGGAATTGCTAGTGTTTTAGATGATTCTAAACAAGCATCCATTCTTGAATATCCTTCTTCTAATAGAACCGTAATGTTCTCTGACATAACAACGGCATTATCAACAAGCATACCTAGTGCTATAATAAGTCCTGCAAGAGTGATTTGGTTAATTCCGTAATCGAACCAAAATAATCCAATAAGAGTAAAAGCTATTGATGTTGGAGTTAAGGCAGCAACGATTAATCCAGATCTAAGTCCTAAGAATACAAGCATTACTAAAACTATTGTTGTAACAGCTTGAATCAAGTTAACAATAAATGCAGTAACATTTGTTTGAACTAAATCAGGAAGATAATAAATTTCTCCAACTTCAAGACCTATCGGAAGAGAGTTTCTATATGTTTTTAATGTTTCTTGAATACCTTTTCCCATTAATAAAACATCTTCACCTGAACCTAATGATATCCCTAAAACAAGAGATTTATTACCATTGAAATCAATAGAATAAGGCGACGGGTCTTGATAACCTTTGTAAATATTTGCAACTTCACTAAGATAGATGCTTGAATCTCCATTAGGACTAGTTATAATTGTATCTTTAATATCTTCAATACTTTTAAAATTTCCACTAGGAGTAACTTTTAATCTATTTTCATCAATTACAATATTTCCACCTTTAATAATAACGTTAGAACTATTTAAAGTATTTATAATATTTTGTAAAGTAAGCCCTGTTTGAGATAATAGTTTATTATCAATATCGATATATACAGTTTCATTTTGAATACCAGATATATCAATACTTCCAATTTGAGGTACATTAAATAATAAAACCTCTTTTAATTGATAAGCTGTTTCATAAAGTTCTTCATAGGTATAACCATCTCCACCTATAGCAAGAAGAGTTCCATAAATATCTCCATAAAATGTATTTATTTGAGGAACTTGAACTCCTTGAGGAAGGTTTGGAACAACAAATGTATTTATTCTGTTTCTAAGCTCTGTCCATACTGGCTGAATATCTTTATATTCAGCTTTTATGTTTACATAAACATTCGATTGTCCATCTGTATTAGTAGAGTTAACATACCATAGTGAATCCATATTTTGTACTTGATCTGCAATTCTTTTACTAACTAAATCAGCCATTTGTTTGGCAGTAGCACCAGGCCAATTTGTTGTAATTAATGCGACTTTTATTGTAAATCCAGGATCTTGAGCTTTTTCTGATTTTTGGTAAGATAAATATCCACCAATAAGTAAAACTACTATTAAAAAATAGGTTGTAACTTTATTTTTAATCGCTAGTTCGGTTAACTTCATGATTATTCAGCTCCTTTTAAAAGAGAAACTTTCTGATCTTCTAAAAGTACGCTACTTCCTTTTGTAACAACATAATCTCCATTGTTTAATCCAGTTACAATTTCTGTTCCAACTTCAGTAGTAGCTCCAAGTGTTACAACTTGTTTTTTTGCAATTCCAATATTATTTTCAAGATTTGTAACAACATAAACATATTTTTCACCATTAGGTGCAGTTAAAATAGCAGTTAATGGAACTGCAATAACTTGGTTACTATTACTAGTAGTAACAATAACTTTTGCTGTCATTCCAACTTTAACGGTATCTAGAGGATCAACTATTTTAGCTTTAACAGGAT from Cetobacterium somerae carries:
- a CDS encoding efflux RND transporter permease subunit; translation: MKLTELAIKNKVTTYFLIVVLLIGGYLSYQKSEKAQDPGFTIKVALITTNWPGATAKQMADLVSKRIADQVQNMDSLWYVNSTNTDGQSNVYVNIKAEYKDIQPVWTELRNRINTFVVPNLPQGVQVPQINTFYGDIYGTLLAIGGDGYTYEELYETAYQLKEVLLFNVPQIGSIDISGIQNETVYIDIDNKLLSQTGLTLQNIINTLNSSNVIIKGGNIVIDENRLKVTPSGNFKSIEDIKDTIITSPNGDSSIYLSEVANIYKGYQDPSPYSIDFNGNKSLVLGISLGSGEDVLLMGKGIQETLKTYRNSLPIGLEVGEIYYLPDLVQTNVTAFIVNLIQAVTTIVLVMLVFLGLRSGLIVAALTPTSIAFTLIGLFWFDYGINQITLAGLIIALGMLVDNAVVMSENITVLLEEGYSRMDACLESSKTLAIPLFVSSLTTIMAFSPIILNKQNMGEYVGPLTIVVMLALMSSWLINQTFIPLLCYDFIKLKPGEKQNLNSKPYLLYREILIKVLKNKKITIVLTAISFIFGIWLLGLAPSNFMPGSTDPVMSTYITLPKGTDVDHTRAVVEDLNKFIEKNYSTGPQEPLPPGLWDYITTGGTTKTYDKAGVLSWGSFIGGGAPRFSTGYSPQTQLPEYAYIMYNLTDYRLIPKLSQEINQYLINKYPDIDVVSKGLGSGVSLAKDLGYVFASRDIKLLKKVAEEVKSKLTSLDGTYAVSDDWGIEVPKIFIEVDTEKAQMAGFTNDTIGTYLQYVLQGYNASVYRNFDAPPQSTVIPIVLRGTDQYKDDLNSIQSIELVNSKGQAVPLKQIAKISLEYYDSLVATRNMAYSIEIDAAIKDSTTPLEVNKKFMPWLDEKLKEWGPDVKYYSSGIMQTSDENQEALFAQVPIAILGMFFLVVAQFNSMRKGLTIMLVIPLSILGVAIGLLLTNTDLGFMAMIGIIALAGVVLNHAIILVDKMTIEKDDLGRSDQDAVVFGCQSRLRPIFLTVATTLVGLMPLYFFGGPLFQPVAVVLIFGLVTDTVLALGVIPVIYALFYKIDFADYKYDESRLIENKPTENKDAQS